The Peribacillus muralis DNA segment CACTCTATGACAAGGAATAAGAATGGAAATTTGATTTGCTCCATTTGCTCCAGCGACAGCACGATAAGCTTTAGGATTTCCTATTTCCATTGCTAAATCTTTGTAACTAATTGTACTTCCCGGGCGTATCCCTCTCAGTATCCTCCAAACTTCCATTTGGAAGCTTGATCCAATTTCATCTGTAATGGGTGTTTGAAAGGAAAAGCGAGTACCTTCAAAATATTCCTGTAGTTCATTTTCAAGATGCTGGAGAATTTGATTTGTTCCAGGTATGATAGCGGCAGAAAGTTTTGTCCGCATATTCTCAATTTCCTTTTCTAATCCCCTTCTATCAACGAACTCTAAAAGATATAGAGAGGCGTCATCGGCTATTGCAATCATCGAACCTAATTTTGTTTCAATCCACTTTGCCGTTAAGAGTTTTACTTGTTTATTTCTCTTCGGAACGGCCCCCATGATGCGCGTAAAAGCATCACGAAATCCATTACTGGATTCAAATCCACTATCAAGCTGAGTGTAAATTAAAGGTTTACCATTGCGAATATGATTAAATGCCACACCAAGACGGCGGGCTCGAGCATATTCAATAAAAGTCATCCCAAATTGCTTTTTAAATTGTCTTCTTGCTGTGTTAGCGCTAATGGATAAGTCATCAAAATCTTTATCCGTCCATTTTTTTTGAGGATTCTCTTCTATAGCTACAACTAATTTTTTTACTTCAGGGGATAAAGAACTAGGTGTATTTAATGGCTGACACCTTTTACAAGGCCTGTAGGAAGCCAATGTAGCTTCTTTTGCCGTTAAAAAAAACTCGCAGTTTTCTTTTTTAGGCTTTTTGGCAGGGCAAGTTGGTCTGCAAAATACGCTTGTCGTTCGAACCCCTACATAAAAAGTGCCTTCATAGTTTGAGTTTCTCTCTATTAGCATTGTATAAAATGTATCGATTGTCCTTTGGTCAGTAATCATAATTTTCTCTTTGCCTCCTAAATCCTAAATGTGAGCTGATTTGCTAAAATATTTTGTGCTTGGAAATAAGAATGTGGTCCATAGCTTACCCTGCTTACACCAACATCTTTCCAGTTAATACTCTCGATATTAGTAGATGAAGTCAGCATAATGTTAACTGGTAAAGGAGAATTTTTAGAAAATTCCTCGATCAGCTCTATATTGGTCAGCCCTGGGATAAATATACCGTCCGCACCAGCATCAGCATAGACATCAGCTCTATTTAGCGCTTCCTTTACTAAATCAATGGAGTGCTTCTCTTCTTGAAAAAATACGTCTGTTCTTGCATTAACAAATATATTGGTGTCTAAAGATGTAGCAGCATGCTTTAGGGTTTGAATCCTGTCTGCTTGTTCATTAACATTCCATAGCTCATAAGTATCGGAGCCATTTTTTTTATCTTCAAAATTAATTCCTGAGATACCTGTAGTAAAAAGAGATTGAGCATTAGTGTAGAGTGTTTCTAGAGAATCTGCATATAACCCTTCTGCATCAACGGAAACAGGTACATTAGAATTATGGGCTAGTTGCTTAGAAAACCAAATTAGATTATCAAAAGGTAATTTTTCTCCATCTGCGTAGCCCCAGGCATCAGCAATCGCATAACTGCTAGTCGCTAATGCTTTGACACCTTTACCCTCAATAATCTTTGCAGACATTACATCCCAACAATTAAAGAGATACAACACATCCGCTTGATCATGTAGCTCTTTAAAAGCTTGAAATTGATTTTCTGTCATTTTAACTCCTCTTTTCCAATTTTTGATACCTTTATAATAACAAGTCTTTACATTTTAGAAACCAGAAAAATTAACACCAATTTTTTTGTTTCCATACCAAAAACGACCCCTTTTAGGCATTCTTTCCGCAGGGCTCGGTGAACATTCTTTGGATACTCGAAAAATCGATCGAAATATAGAAATGCCGAAGAATCATACTTTGTTCAAAGATATATATGAAGATGAAAAATTTCATCGATTGTTTTTTTGAAAATAGAAAAGTCAGGCAGTATTTACAAAGTACAATGCGTGAAAAAAGAATTATAAAATGGGGAAAATCTCAAAGAGTATTTCTTGTATTTTTAAATATACAGTTTTAAAGTATTCTTAATGAACGAATGAGCATGCTAGCTTAAGAGTAGAGCTATCTTTAAGGCAGCTCTTTTCTTATGGAACTAAAGGGGCAGGTTAGTTGAAGAGTGCTGTGAACTTTATTCAACCATTGGGCCATTTTGTTAAAGATACTTCTTAAATAGTATTGGAAATTATGTTAAAATAAGGTAGAAATATATTGATCTAAATCAGCAGAGCTACACATAATTGTAAATTTACAAAGGGGAGCAACAAAAGATGGCATTTGCTGTAGGGTATGGAATTGCATTTATAGGAGTATTTTTAGCTTATCAACTTAGCAAAGGCAAGTCGAAAAAAAGAAAATGTATTGTTTGGGGCATCGCTCTTATGTTGGCAATCTCACCATTCTTATCTTTTGCGGTTGGTTTACCATACTCATTTATTGTTGAAGATCCTTGGGCAGCCTTGATTATGTGGTACTTGTTTCCAATCGGTTTCATCATAGGACTTATTTTGCTACTGGTAGGGATATTTAAGAAAAAAGAAATGAAGAATGTCATGTAACTTCTTCAATTAAAGGGCGCGATTCTTAAAGTAATTTCACTTTTCTTAATGAACTAACGGTTGCGTTAGCTGAAGATCGGAGCTGTCTTTCAGGCAGCTTTTACTTTTGCAATTAAAGGGGCAGGGTAATTCACAGTAGGACAGGGAGGCTATAAAGTGAAACAAAATGTTGGTACAGAAGAAGCAATTAAAAGGTGGGATAGTTTCGCGGATACATATACAGCAAATCATACAGAACAAGGAGACCATCATAAAGAAGTGTTTTTAAATCCAACTTTATTAGCACTTATGGATACGGTAAATTATAAAAAAGTTTTAGATGCCGGGTGTGGTGAAGGGTATTTAAGTCGAATTTTAGCCAGGTCCGAAGCGACTGTTACTGCTGTGGATTATTCACCAAGGATGATAGAAATTGCTAAAGGAAGAACTCCAATTGATTTGTTAATTGATTATAGGCAGGGGAATTGTGAGGACTTGAATTCTTTAGAAGATAAAAGTTTCGATTTAATAGTATCCAATATGGTTATTCAAGACCTTGCAAATTACGAAAAAGCATTTCAAGAAATGTATCGGTTATTAGTAGATGGAGGCTGTTTTATATTTTCGATTTTACATCCTTGTTTTGTTACTCCAGAAAGTGGTTGGGAGAAAACAAAAGACGGTAAAAAGTTGCATTGGAACGTAGATAAATATTTTTATGAAGGTGCGTATGAACAAGGTTTAGGAGATAAAGAAAAAATGTTATTCTTCCATAGAACCTTAACAAGTTATATAAACACTTTAATCAAAACAGGTTTTATTTTAGAAAGCATCGTAGAACCGAAGCCATCAAAAGAGATGTTAAAAAAATATCCTTCATTTGAAGAAGATTTTAGATGTGCTGATTTTATAGTTTTTAAACTAAAAAAGTAAAAGTATTATATTTTTTCTAAACTCGGCCATAGGCTGTACAATTTCCACATAACAATATCTGTAAAGGAGTTTATCTTTTGAAAAATAAAGTAACGTTGACCATATGCCTTTTTATACTCTTTACAATAGCAATTGGATGCCAAAAAGAATACAAGGGTGAGTATATAAGATGGGGCGAAAAAAACAATAGTAATGCAACAGAGTTGTTGAAAAAAAACGGTATTCCTTACAAAATTAAAGATGGTATTATTTATATTCCTGAGGATGCTTTTGATAAATCTATATCCTGCTGTTCGTAACAATATGAATCAATGATTGGTTGAGTAGTAATTGAGACTGCTGCTATACTTCTCTAGATTTCATCTTCTGTACAGTTTGTATCAACACTACAAAAAGCCTTGTAGTATTAACAATTGCGTTAGCTGAAGATCCAAGCTGCCTTTAAGGGCAGTTTAACAGTTTTAGTAGGTGATAATGATGAAACGTGCGATAGGAATTTTTCTTACTCTTTCATCTTTTCTAACCTCTTAATAGTGGACATGCTTTATGACCCTATTAAGAATACAATAACAACAACAGATATGAATTCAGGAGTTACAACAGTAACAGTACATTATCAATATCCTTTGATGTTTTGGGTAATTTGTGTCATTTTAATCATTACTTTTATTCTTGGTATTTACTTTATTTTAGCAAAGGAAAAGCCATATGAGGAATGTTCGCTCTATGATACTCCAGAATATACTATCAAAATGAAATGAACTAACGGGTCCGTTAGCTGAAGATCGGAGCTGTCTTTAAGGCAGCTCTTTTCTTATGGAACTAACGGGGCAGTTTAGTTGAACAAGAAATCATGGTAAATAAGAATAGTCGAGGTGATTGTATGAAATATACTTGTCCTTGTTGTGGATATAAAACTATAGATGAAGAACCTCCAGGTGTCACTTTTGGAGATAAATTGCGCCAATTTTAAGGGCTATTTTGCACATGAAAATTCAAATGCACGTTTTTAACTTTATTAATTATACAAATATTATGACTTATTATCTAAAAGTGTTTTCTATAGTGAAATGGTTTATCGAAGTTTATATCAGAATAGGAAACTATCAGGAGTTAATTAACATTATTTATAGACAAGTTGACAAGTTTCTTCTTATAAGGAAAGCTACTGAGAGTACCACAACTTAGGAGGTACCTAGTATGAGAAATAGCATTAAAGTGTTGTTGACATTAATTACGTTAATTTGCTTAATATTAATGGGCCGGTATGTTTATGATTATTCATTAAAGAAAGAAAAGGTGGAGTGGTGGGATAATAATACCAATAGTATAGATATAACTAGTAATGATGATTTGAATTTCTTAGATTCTATATTAAAAGAAAAAAAATATGTTTTTCTTGGTGAAAGTTCTCACGGGGTAGCTGAATATAATACTGCTAAAGGCAGACTGATTAAGTATTTACATGAAAAACAGGACTATGAGGTTGTGGCATTTGAGAGTAGTCTTGCTGACCCTATGGTAACATTTGCTAAACTTAATACCAGCCCTATTAGTTCTAGGACCTATATGCAGATGACGATACCAGGGGTTTGGAATGCCACTCAAAATTTACCCTTATTTGATTATATCCTCGAAAACCGTAGAAAAGAAAAAGCATTAGTAACTACTGGGTTTGATATTCCATCCTTCGGTCCTACCTTTACAAACTTTATGACTGAATGGATAATTAAAAAAAGCCCTTCAAAAGGCAATTTATTTTCAAAATTAGAGAAAGATTGGTTAACAAAGTATCTTTCTTTTAATGATGGAGCTAAACTCTCAGATAAAGAAGTGACAGAGTTTAAAGATGGATATAATGAAATAATCTATTTCCTAACGCAGCATGAAACAGACTTGAAGGATGAATTCCCCAATCAGCTTAAATTAGATTCTTTTATTTTACAGACCCTTCATAATCGAATCGAACTGATGGTACGAATGAGTAAAACCCAATATACAATTGATGAAATAAATCAAGTGAGAGATTTACTTATGGCTGAAAATGCTAAATGGTTAAGCGAGAAGATATACCCTGATAAGAAAATAATTTTTTGGGCTCATAATGCACATATACGGAATCATAATACAGAAATCACCTATAGAGATGATGGCGAGACTACCTTTCGACCTTTCCTGCATAAAACGATGTTTGAATACCTGCCTGAAGATATGAAAAAAGAAAGCTATATACTCGGTTTTTATATGTATGAGGGGGAATTTTCGGATAATGAAAATAATATAAAAAAAGTAAATGACGGCAAAGACTATCAAGCAGATTCTCTAGAACAGATTCTAAATCAATCAAACTATGAACAGACCTTTATAAATTTAAATGGACAAACCAAAAACAAATTCAGTAAATGGATGTTCGAGCCTCTATATGCGTTAACTCAGGGCTTATATTCTGAAAAAATGGTTGTTTCAAAACATTATGACGGTCTATATTTTATAAAACACGTAAATCCAACAACTTATATTAGATGATAGAAAAATATTTATCCAATCCAATTACTTTTACATTTAGTAGAATAAAATTCACAAGTGTCTGGTACGTTACCGATATTTTTGTAGATCTAGATATATAAAATACGTCTTCCTATTTATGTAAATTATATAGTTTCTTAAAAAATACTCGGAGCTCACTTCGTCCATAATAATATGGAAAAGGAAGATTTTTCAGATTGGATAGTAAAAGATGTAGACTCTAAAGAACTGTTTGGCCAGAACTTCTAGTACGGATAAAGTTAGGTAACAAGTATTGATGCAGCTTTTCATAAAACAATTCTAAAGACTCCCAACTCAGATGTGGAGATGGAGTTTTCTTTACTAGAGGTGAAGAAGAAGAGTACTCTTCTAATACTTTTGAAGATATCGACTTGTTATTGTTGATGAAATTGATCGACTAAAAATTTAGAACAACTTAGGGATATCTATGATCGAAATGACTTAGCGATGATATTAATTGGAATGCCCGGCATAGAGAAGAGATTAGCCCGATACCCTCAACTTTATTCTAGAATTGGTTTTGCTCAGGAATTTGATAAACTTAGTAAGGATGAAGCACATCATATTTTAGAGTATAAATGGCAAGAGCTAGCCCTTTCAATAAAGCTTGAAGATTATTTTGATTACGAAGCAATTACTAGTATCATTAAGATTACTGGAGGAAACTTCAGGCTTATACAAAGACTTTTCACTCAGATTGAGAGAATACTTGAGATTAATCATCTTAATACTATTACTACAGAAGTTGTGGAAGCTGCACGATATCTATTTTAGCGCAAAATAGCACTTTTAATAAGCGCAGTTTATCTCCTAAAGTGACACCTCCAGGAACGCGTGATATTTGTAGAATTTGTTTTTGGGAAGATGAAAATTACCAATATGAATATCCAGATGAAGATGGTGCAAATAAAATTTCTTTTAGAGAGTCACAACAAAACTCTATAAAATTTGGCGTTAGCGATCTAGATTTTTCGGAAAACGTAAGAAAGCCAAATAATTCCGATATAAAGGATCCAAATTGGAAACCGATATGAGTTTATATAGGGAATTATTAAACTAACGAGTGCGTTAGCTGAAGATCGGAGCTGTCTTTCAGGCAGCTCTTCTCTTATGGAACTAAAGGGGCAGGTTAGTTTAATAAGGAGTATAATCTGGTTGTAGGAATAGAACCTATTAGGTGGTTTATATAATGGAAACAAATGCTTTATTTTACAAGATTCAAAAGAGAATGATTAGGACCGAGGATTATATAAAATGGTCGCACAACTTGTTGAAAACCGATGTGTCATCAAAATCTTTAAATATTATTTCTTCATTTCCATTTGACCAAAATATTTTCGAAGTCGAAGTTTATTTTAAAAGAGCTATCAATGAATTGGCAATAGAGAAACCAACCCTTGAGAGATGTGCTAGAGCCTATATAGGTCATTTAGCCAATGAAATTATTAAAGAAAATAATCATTCATCGACCTTTGATTTTGCTTATATGATTTATCGGATTGTTGCCTCGGATTTAGATTACCCAAATGATTTGATGGAGTGGTATGAAATAAGTGAAATGATTGATGAACTACGAAATGGTGATATACCTTTAGAGTTTGATGAGAACGATGTAATATCAAGGATTAAAAATGAGGCAGGTAAATATCTTAATAGGGATTAGTATTTCTTCTTCATCTAACGGGTGCGTTAGTGTGGTAATGAGTAATTATTGATCCAACGTAATATAGTATTTTACATAGATAGAAACTAATTATAAAGGAGTCTAAAGTTATGGGAATTTTATTCATCAAACTCTTCAGGCTCGCTTTTCTTATAGAGGTCCTACCAGCCAAACGCGGAAAACTTGGGCGAGAAACATATATATGGAAAATTATTTGAAAGGTTATACTAAGATGAGTGCGATGATAGTAACCTTGATTGGGGCATCTTCTCGACCATCGGAGGTACAGTAACAAAGCAAAGTTAGAGGAGGTTAAAATGGAGAAGCAAGCAGTTTTATTTCATTCATTAGAGGGCGAAAAAATCTACTTCAAAGCGCTAAGGATAGAGGATGTTCAAGAGATACATCATTATGCGTCAGATCAAAAGGTTTCACGATTTATTGGCTGGAATTTGATGAGTACTTTAGAGGATACTAGACAGTTCATTGAAATAATGATAAAGCGTGAGTCGGAAGGAACTCATTTATATTCCTCCATTGTTGAAAAAATAACTCATGAAATTATAGGGACAGCCATAATTTTCAACTTTGACAAAGAAGCAAACCAAGCTGAAATTGGCTATGTGTTGCATAAACAACATTGGGATAAGGGGTATGGAACGGAGATTGTTGCGTTGATAAGTGATTTTGCATTTAAATCACTTAAACTTCATAAGCTCCATGCTGCGGTAGTGCATGCCAATATTGGTTCTGCACGGATACTTGAAAAGAACAGCTTTGAGTTAGAAGGACGATTAAAAGACCACTATTTCATAGAGGATAAGTACTATGATGCATTACTTTTCGGCAAAATTACGAACCTGGGAACTTAGCCAATAAAATATAGTTTCTTCCTATTCCATTAAAGGGCCTAATTCTTTAATAAGAATTGCTTTATTAATGAACTATCGGGTGCGTTAGCTTAAGATCAGAGCTGTCTATTTGGCAGCTTTTTTTTATGGAACTAAAAGGGCAGGATAGTCCATTACACATATGGGTTATTATGGTAGTGTGTAATCTGCTTAGTCGTATATATAAAAACAAGGAACTATAAACCGAATATTGCAATTTAGGTTTAATGTAAAAAAATCAATATCATATTGTGCTAACGGGTGCTTTACATTATTAAAAGGAGCTGATTACAGCTCCTTTCTTATGCAACTATAAAGAGGTAGTTTGGGTCGTTAAACTAACTAACCTGCCATTTTTTAAAATAAAACAATTCTGAATCTAACTTTTTCCATTTTTATAAATTATAATCTTTTATGTAAATAACAAACAACTAAGGAGTTGGACATTTTGAAAAAGTATTCTCAAAGGTTTTTATTAGCATTCTGTAGTTTAGTTTTATTTACTACATTATTTGTACCATTTACAAATGCTAAAGCATCTGAAAACCAAGTTAAATCGGTTAATGAAAATGAACAAGTAGACTCAGGAGAAATGTTAGACGAAGACGAAGCAGCAGAAGTGGAAGTATTAATTTTAAATCCAGAAGAACAAGCAGAACTAGATAAACTTTCAGCTCTTCTAGCTCAATCATTCGTTAGAAATGATATGGGCTCATATTCATTTGATGTTAACAAAGCAAAAGAATTAGGCTTAACTCCAGAAGAAATTGAATTAGCTAATCATTTATTTACAGATGTATTGAATCAAAAAGATATTAAAAAAATAGTAGGGGATAACGCACCTGCCATTGTTACATATTCTAAAGCAAAAATAGCTGCAAAAGCACTTGCTGTTACTTTAAAGAAATATGGTTCGAAAGTAGATAGTGCTATTGATAAGGGTATTGATTTATTGCCTATTAAGGCAGAAAATAAGAAAAAGTATAAAAAGATTATTACAACTGTTGCTCTTGTAAAAGTACTAAATAATTTTATTGGAGTTACAGATACAGTTGAAAACCTAGTTGTACGTGGTATTCAAACATTAGTGCCTGGTAT contains these protein-coding regions:
- a CDS encoding erythromycin esterase family protein; this translates as MRNSIKVLLTLITLICLILMGRYVYDYSLKKEKVEWWDNNTNSIDITSNDDLNFLDSILKEKKYVFLGESSHGVAEYNTAKGRLIKYLHEKQDYEVVAFESSLADPMVTFAKLNTSPISSRTYMQMTIPGVWNATQNLPLFDYILENRRKEKALVTTGFDIPSFGPTFTNFMTEWIIKKSPSKGNLFSKLEKDWLTKYLSFNDGAKLSDKEVTEFKDGYNEIIYFLTQHETDLKDEFPNQLKLDSFILQTLHNRIELMVRMSKTQYTIDEINQVRDLLMAENAKWLSEKIYPDKKIIFWAHNAHIRNHNTEITYRDDGETTFRPFLHKTMFEYLPEDMKKESYILGFYMYEGEFSDNENNIKKVNDGKDYQADSLEQILNQSNYEQTFINLNGQTKNKFSKWMFEPLYALTQGLYSEKMVVSKHYDGLYFIKHVNPTTYIR
- a CDS encoding class I SAM-dependent methyltransferase, encoding MKQNVGTEEAIKRWDSFADTYTANHTEQGDHHKEVFLNPTLLALMDTVNYKKVLDAGCGEGYLSRILARSEATVTAVDYSPRMIEIAKGRTPIDLLIDYRQGNCEDLNSLEDKSFDLIVSNMVIQDLANYEKAFQEMYRLLVDGGCFIFSILHPCFVTPESGWEKTKDGKKLHWNVDKYFYEGAYEQGLGDKEKMLFFHRTLTSYINTLIKTGFILESIVEPKPSKEMLKKYPSFEEDFRCADFIVFKLKK
- a CDS encoding CPCC family cysteine-rich protein, yielding MTPPGTRDICRICFWEDENYQYEYPDEDGANKISFRESQQNSIKFGVSDLDFSENVRKPNNSDIKDPNWKPI
- a CDS encoding GNAT family N-acetyltransferase — its product is MEKQAVLFHSLEGEKIYFKALRIEDVQEIHHYASDQKVSRFIGWNLMSTLEDTRQFIEIMIKRESEGTHLYSSIVEKITHEIIGTAIIFNFDKEANQAEIGYVLHKQHWDKGYGTEIVALISDFAFKSLKLHKLHAAVVHANIGSARILEKNSFELEGRLKDHYFIEDKYYDALLFGKITNLGT
- a CDS encoding isocitrate lyase/PEP mutase family protein → MTENQFQAFKELHDQADVLYLFNCWDVMSAKIIEGKGVKALATSSYAIADAWGYADGEKLPFDNLIWFSKQLAHNSNVPVSVDAEGLYADSLETLYTNAQSLFTTGISGINFEDKKNGSDTYELWNVNEQADRIQTLKHAATSLDTNIFVNARTDVFFQEEKHSIDLVKEALNRADVYADAGADGIFIPGLTNIELIEEFSKNSPLPVNIMLTSSTNIESINWKDVGVSRVSYGPHSYFQAQNILANQLTFRI
- a CDS encoding bifunctional transcriptional activator/DNA repair enzyme AdaA translates to MITDQRTIDTFYTMLIERNSNYEGTFYVGVRTTSVFCRPTCPAKKPKKENCEFFLTAKEATLASYRPCKRCQPLNTPSSLSPEVKKLVVAIEENPQKKWTDKDFDDLSISANTARRQFKKQFGMTFIEYARARRLGVAFNHIRNGKPLIYTQLDSGFESSNGFRDAFTRIMGAVPKRNKQVKLLTAKWIETKLGSMIAIADDASLYLLEFVDRRGLEKEIENMRTKLSAAIIPGTNQILQHLENELQEYFEGTRFSFQTPITDEIGSSFQMEVWRILRGIRPGSTISYKDLAMEIGNPKAYRAVAGANGANQISILIPCHRVINTNGDLGGYGGGIQRKSWLLELEKKHNHIL